The following are encoded together in the Kineosporiaceae bacterium genome:
- a CDS encoding sugar ABC transporter substrate-binding protein — MSNGARAGRRVLALLGAATAITLVAACGSGTSTGSSATASSGAAGASGGEAVTLEFTQWWEPELPDGAFRALMDQFETANPGIKVKLLSGPYASTKEQVVAGAAAGTMSDVVGLDGAWVSDFVKQGSITDLSKLMKDSGYDESQLAAQIKINDAAYMIPVVNFVYPLFTNDAVLAKAGVTKPPSNRTEFADAAKKVTALGGDVKGWVVPLSPEAPNGIQNDVMAWNWASGGTMLKDGKPDLTNADVKGTVEFVKSLWDAKAVAPGALTMKEQDKVEEFTNGRVGMMIDSLAHVTLIRKNNANLKFSISAIPAKDGYTGKRGIPYASWGIGIAENSKHKAEAFKLVSFLMNEANNSKLSSIANAFPGNTKSVPDFVADDALFKAAFDIYKAGYPANEFTGLPVAEDLMRSFDTELQKTLEGKQTVDQMLEAAQAAWLKEF, encoded by the coding sequence ATGAGCAACGGCGCTCGTGCGGGACGTCGAGTCCTCGCACTTCTCGGCGCGGCCACGGCGATCACGCTGGTGGCTGCTTGTGGGAGCGGAACCTCGACCGGCTCGTCGGCCACGGCCTCCAGCGGCGCAGCAGGAGCCAGTGGCGGCGAGGCGGTCACCCTCGAGTTCACGCAATGGTGGGAGCCGGAGCTGCCGGACGGCGCGTTCCGCGCCCTGATGGACCAGTTCGAGACCGCCAACCCGGGCATCAAGGTCAAGCTGCTGTCCGGGCCGTACGCCTCCACCAAGGAGCAGGTGGTCGCCGGCGCGGCCGCCGGCACCATGTCGGACGTCGTCGGGCTGGACGGCGCCTGGGTCAGTGACTTCGTCAAGCAGGGCTCGATCACCGATCTGTCCAAGCTCATGAAGGACTCCGGGTACGACGAGAGTCAACTGGCCGCGCAGATCAAGATCAACGATGCGGCCTACATGATCCCGGTGGTCAACTTCGTCTACCCGCTGTTCACCAACGACGCGGTGCTGGCCAAGGCCGGGGTCACCAAGCCGCCGAGCAACCGCACCGAGTTCGCCGACGCCGCCAAGAAGGTCACCGCCCTCGGTGGCGACGTCAAGGGCTGGGTGGTGCCGCTGTCACCCGAGGCGCCCAACGGCATCCAGAACGACGTGATGGCGTGGAACTGGGCCTCCGGCGGCACGATGTTGAAGGACGGCAAGCCCGACCTGACCAACGCCGACGTCAAGGGGACGGTCGAGTTCGTCAAGAGCCTCTGGGACGCCAAGGCCGTCGCCCCCGGTGCCCTGACCATGAAGGAGCAGGACAAGGTCGAGGAGTTCACCAACGGCCGGGTCGGCATGATGATCGACTCCCTGGCCCACGTCACGCTGATCCGCAAGAACAACGCCAACCTGAAGTTCAGCATCTCGGCCATCCCGGCCAAGGACGGCTACACGGGTAAGCGCGGCATCCCGTACGCGTCGTGGGGCATCGGCATCGCCGAGAACTCCAAGCACAAGGCCGAGGCGTTCAAGCTGGTCAGCTTCCTGATGAACGAGGCCAACAACTCCAAGTTGTCCTCGATCGCCAACGCGTTCCCCGGCAACACCAAGTCCGTGCCGGACTTCGTCGCCGACGACGCACTGTTCAAGGCAGCCTTCGACATCTACAAGGCCGGCTACCCCGCCAACGAGTTCACCGGCCTGCCCGTCGCAGAGGACCTGATGCGCTCGTTCGACACCGAGTTGCAGAAGACCCTGGAGGGCAAGCAGACGGTCGATCAGATGCTCGAGGCAGCCCAGGCCGCCTGGCTCAAAGAGTTCTGA
- a CDS encoding DeoR/GlpR transcriptional regulator, which translates to MSTPDPALDDENSARRLPAGRKAELAAYVAEVGQVTVARLAKRFDVSADTIRRDLDHLDGEGVLIRTHGGAVSLTAFPRPDSGLDVRARVQASAKDRIGALAAGLIADGSSVVINAGTTTLALVRHLREHRDLTIATNSLAIPAELAPSVVREVYVLGGVVRLSAQATVGPVALARSGSGEVDIRCDLAMICVGAVAHDSGYSTSNLGEAAMMREMMARAGQVAVLADATKFGRRLFAQVAELGRADWFVSDTTPPDDLADALRAAGVEIITPREAAGGVS; encoded by the coding sequence ATGTCCACGCCCGATCCCGCCCTCGACGACGAGAACTCCGCGCGGCGGCTGCCCGCAGGCCGTAAGGCCGAACTGGCCGCCTACGTCGCCGAGGTGGGCCAGGTGACCGTGGCTCGCCTGGCCAAACGGTTCGACGTGTCGGCCGACACCATCCGCCGCGATCTGGACCACCTGGACGGCGAGGGCGTGCTGATCCGTACCCACGGTGGAGCGGTCAGCCTGACGGCCTTTCCGCGCCCGGACAGCGGACTCGACGTCCGGGCCAGGGTGCAGGCGAGTGCGAAGGACCGCATCGGCGCGCTGGCGGCCGGGCTGATCGCCGACGGGTCGTCCGTGGTGATCAACGCCGGGACCACCACGCTGGCCCTGGTCCGCCACCTGCGCGAGCACCGTGATCTGACCATCGCCACCAACAGCCTGGCGATCCCGGCCGAACTGGCGCCCTCGGTGGTGCGCGAGGTCTACGTGCTCGGCGGCGTCGTCCGGCTCTCGGCCCAGGCGACCGTCGGGCCGGTGGCGCTGGCGCGATCCGGCAGCGGTGAGGTCGACATCCGCTGTGACCTGGCCATGATCTGCGTCGGCGCGGTGGCCCACGACAGCGGGTACTCGACCAGCAATCTCGGCGAGGCCGCGATGATGCGCGAGATGATGGCGCGTGCCGGCCAGGTCGCGGTGCTGGCGGATGCCACCAAGTTCGGCCGTCGCCTGTTCGCCCAGGTGGCCGAGTTGGGCCGCGCCGACTGGTTCGTCAGCGACACCACGCCCCCCGACGACCTCGCGGACGCGCTGCGGGCCGCGGGCGTCGAGATCATCACACCTCGCGAGGCGGCCGGCGGGGTCTCCTGA
- a CDS encoding SpoIIE family protein phosphatase, with protein MTRNVFIAAGLLIGGAAYLAMAAYVWRQRRAPAAYALFVALVASFVFSAGYAIETTTRQTGPATFWSTVKYVGIGTLIPALLAFAVEYTGQGRHLTTRALALLALEPLVVVVILSVPQLHSLMLVYNPKTMKVNTDWPLAEPGPLFYAHSAYSYVVLVSALSLLVWRLARLARPYRRPAGIVIVAALTPLAGNALYLKGVVYTDPTPFLFVLLMVVLVWGFFRVGLLDLVPIARSAVMEQMSDAVMVLDAYNRVIDSNPAATGLLGLPRSQIVGRYVTALLPPLAGPVEAHRPGISRQEEISTTADHLGRPGHTAIHLAVQLSSLTDRTGQEAGRLMVLRDVTQRTETERRLRELLDAETHLATVLQTSLRPASLPAVPRVHLAARSLPAGQGTQVSGDFYDVHQALGGDWAFVLGDVAGKGVHAAVVTSMARYTARTLSAQGWGPKQVIEQLNQALLVEAEPERFCTVVYGRIGELDDGDPIAPSRLGVRLTVALGGHPAPLVRRTDGRIEAIGRSGTALGILPLVDIEEVSVDLAPGEVMVAYTDGVTEARRGGVEFGEERLAWTLASAASGLRGHTGQAAAALLADAVADQVVDAVTDFSENRDDIAVLVLAVA; from the coding sequence ATGACCAGGAACGTCTTCATTGCGGCCGGCCTACTCATCGGTGGCGCGGCCTACCTCGCCATGGCTGCTTACGTGTGGCGTCAGCGGCGGGCGCCGGCGGCGTACGCCCTCTTCGTGGCGCTGGTGGCCAGCTTTGTCTTCTCAGCCGGCTACGCCATCGAGACCACCACGAGGCAAACCGGTCCGGCAACCTTCTGGTCGACCGTGAAGTATGTCGGGATCGGGACTCTGATCCCCGCGCTGCTGGCCTTCGCCGTGGAGTACACCGGTCAAGGTCGCCACCTGACGACGCGCGCGCTGGCTCTGCTCGCGTTGGAGCCGCTGGTTGTGGTGGTGATTCTCAGTGTGCCCCAGCTGCACTCCCTGATGCTCGTCTACAACCCGAAGACCATGAAGGTCAACACCGATTGGCCTTTGGCGGAGCCCGGGCCGTTGTTCTACGCCCACTCGGCCTACAGCTACGTCGTGCTGGTCAGTGCCTTGTCCCTGCTGGTCTGGCGGTTGGCCCGGCTGGCTCGGCCGTACCGCCGTCCGGCGGGCATCGTGATCGTCGCCGCCCTCACCCCGCTGGCCGGCAATGCGCTCTATCTCAAGGGCGTGGTGTACACCGATCCGACGCCGTTCCTGTTCGTGCTGCTCATGGTGGTGCTGGTCTGGGGCTTCTTCCGGGTGGGGCTGCTCGACCTGGTGCCGATCGCCCGCAGCGCCGTGATGGAGCAGATGTCCGACGCGGTGATGGTGCTGGACGCCTACAACCGGGTGATCGACTCCAATCCCGCCGCCACCGGCCTGCTCGGCCTTCCGCGTTCCCAGATCGTCGGACGCTACGTGACGGCGTTGCTGCCCCCGCTGGCCGGCCCGGTCGAGGCGCATCGCCCCGGCATCTCGCGCCAGGAGGAGATCTCGACCACCGCCGACCACCTCGGCCGACCCGGCCACACCGCGATCCACCTCGCCGTCCAGCTCAGCTCGCTGACCGACCGCACCGGGCAGGAGGCCGGCCGGCTCATGGTCTTGCGTGACGTCACCCAGCGCACCGAGACCGAGCGCCGGTTGCGCGAACTGCTGGACGCCGAGACCCACCTGGCGACGGTGCTGCAGACCAGCCTGCGGCCGGCGTCCCTGCCGGCCGTGCCGAGGGTCCACCTGGCGGCGCGATCGTTGCCGGCCGGGCAGGGAACCCAGGTCAGCGGCGACTTCTACGACGTTCACCAGGCACTGGGTGGGGATTGGGCCTTCGTGCTCGGTGACGTCGCGGGCAAGGGCGTTCACGCCGCCGTGGTCACCTCCATGGCGCGGTACACCGCCCGAACCCTGAGCGCGCAGGGCTGGGGTCCGAAACAAGTGATCGAGCAGCTCAACCAGGCCCTGCTGGTGGAGGCCGAGCCGGAGCGGTTCTGCACCGTCGTCTACGGCAGGATCGGCGAACTCGACGATGGGGACCCGATCGCGCCGTCGCGGCTCGGGGTACGGCTCACCGTGGCTCTGGGGGGTCATCCGGCGCCCCTGGTGCGCCGCACCGACGGGCGGATCGAGGCGATCGGGCGCAGCGGCACCGCGCTGGGCATCCTGCCTTTGGTCGACATCGAAGAGGTGAGCGTCGATCTGGCACCCGGTGAGGTCATGGTCGCCTACACCGACGGGGTCACCGAGGCGCGGCGCGGCGGGGTCGAGTTCGGCGAGGAGCGGCTGGCCTGGACCCTGGCCTCGGCGGCCTCCGGCTTGCGCGGGCACACCGGCCAGGCGGCGGCGGCTCTGCTGGCCGATGCGGTCGCCGATCAGGTGGTCGACGCCGTCACCGACTTCAGCGAGAACCGCGACGACATCGCCGTCCTGGTGCTGGCCGTGGCCTGA
- a CDS encoding pyridoxamine 5'-phosphate oxidase family protein, giving the protein MEILTDEQCWSLLGSVEVGRLAVAAAGDIDIFPLNFVVDDRSLLFRTAEGTKLVEVVLAGRVAFEIDGYDPERGRAWSVVLKGEAHMLEKWDDIYSAQDTPLFPWNHSPKERFVRIIPYAVTGRRFTVYDTRDGSAPHL; this is encoded by the coding sequence ATGGAAATCCTCACCGATGAACAGTGCTGGTCGTTGCTCGGCTCGGTCGAGGTGGGTCGCCTCGCGGTCGCCGCAGCCGGTGACATCGACATCTTCCCGCTGAACTTCGTCGTCGACGACCGGTCGCTGCTGTTCCGCACCGCCGAGGGAACCAAGCTGGTCGAAGTGGTCCTCGCCGGCCGGGTGGCCTTCGAGATCGACGGGTACGACCCCGAGCGCGGCCGGGCGTGGAGCGTCGTCCTCAAGGGCGAGGCGCACATGCTCGAGAAGTGGGACGACATCTACTCGGCTCAGGACACCCCGCTGTTCCCGTGGAACCATTCCCCCAAGGAGCGCTTCGTGCGGATCATCCCGTACGCGGTCACGGGTCGTCGGTTCACCGTCTACGACACCCGTGACGGGTCTGCGCCCCACCTCTGA
- a CDS encoding ketose-bisphosphate aldolase produces the protein MLLSGTRLLDVANKHNFAIPAFNISDWAMCQGIFEISEEKAAPLIIAIHPDELQHTGADLLPAIIQRAHRSSVPVSIHLDHGTTQQQILLAIQSGFTSVMFDGSMLTFDENVAATRRAAEAAHAVGLTVEGELGTIGTTETGTQYAESNIVYTEPDDAVRFVAETGVDSLAIAIGTCHGIYPEWMKPELKLDLLREIKAAIDVPLVLHGGSSNPDDEIAESVVRGINKINISSDIKVSYHQAMREVLKDTGLREPLIIQPPALAAMKVTAAQKIDLFDTAGRAALY, from the coding sequence ATGTTGCTGAGCGGCACCCGTCTGCTCGACGTCGCCAACAAGCACAATTTCGCCATTCCCGCGTTCAACATCAGCGACTGGGCGATGTGCCAGGGAATCTTCGAGATCAGTGAGGAGAAGGCCGCTCCGCTCATCATCGCGATCCACCCCGACGAGTTGCAGCACACCGGCGCCGACCTGTTGCCGGCGATCATCCAGCGGGCGCACCGCTCGAGCGTGCCGGTCTCGATCCACCTCGACCACGGCACCACCCAGCAGCAGATCCTGCTGGCGATCCAGAGCGGGTTCACCTCGGTGATGTTCGACGGGTCGATGCTGACCTTCGACGAGAACGTCGCCGCCACCCGCCGGGCCGCGGAGGCCGCGCACGCCGTGGGCCTGACCGTCGAGGGAGAATTGGGCACCATCGGCACCACCGAGACCGGCACCCAGTACGCCGAGTCCAACATCGTCTACACCGAGCCGGACGACGCGGTGCGCTTCGTGGCCGAGACCGGCGTCGACTCGCTGGCCATCGCCATCGGCACCTGCCACGGCATCTACCCGGAGTGGATGAAGCCCGAGCTCAAGCTCGACCTGCTGCGCGAGATCAAGGCCGCGATCGACGTCCCGCTGGTGTTGCACGGCGGGTCGAGCAACCCGGACGACGAGATCGCCGAGTCGGTGGTGCGCGGCATCAACAAGATCAATATCTCGAGCGACATCAAGGTCTCCTACCACCAGGCGATGCGGGAGGTCCTGAAGGACACCGGGCTGCGTGAGCCGCTGATCATCCAGCCGCCGGCCCTGGCGGCGATGAAGGTGACCGCGGCGCAGAAGATCGATCTGTTCGACACCGCCGGGCGCGCGGCGCTGTACT
- a CDS encoding EAL domain-containing protein: MAVIRASLPSGAANPEVHLRVVPGTGREDDLNGVQLLGPRPDVALPAPGLRWPAALAAAQDRVRTAGQADRILEELVGAASSLVDATASAALLDKGVLVRKAATDGGTAVQVGAVMSVEGTICGTAVAERRVVRTGSHLDVRPGGLPALGDDALTSACCPGARSHLAVPLIDGGVVLGVLSLTADQRGWFDDGDQHSVTLLAGVAARALAGLSLPRTGTLTEGTFREAEIDQPRVPGTGRLTRPGDQPPASLHGLGLWSWDAASGATTYSDSVGAIFGLGPHDDLSVDRIRDSLHPDDLPRFEAALTRQLAGAPSVAGTFRFNAPDGERQVHAWGEIRRGPGGVVAGAWGAAVDVTDRERQAATLRSTLAGLRAAQELTGLGVWEWHPREGRLEWSPEMFRIAGLEPGEACPSLELWHRLVHPDDLARAMRLDAMADEGGSTVETFRVFGMDGEQRHVQAWSTVIPADGASARVVAGAVVDVSRQVEDRVELERRSSTDPVTKLANRLGFERRMKNLLDDDRRNVGLLLLDLDRFKMVNDSLGHQVGDRLLVEVARRLERVAPAGSLTARMGGDEFVVVPPPGVGWRDLRTIAQDVVEVLRVPFSLNENGTGEVLFCPASVGVTCTSGRRVNMDDLLSEADLALYRAKDDGRDRYVVFDDALRERARGRHRAEQMLRAALEEDRLVLQYQPIVDFTHGRVVGAEALVRMRAEDGETLLPPETFVDVAEDIGLVVELDCWVLETALSQLARWLQHAPSSQVPWLAVNVSPRSMEHPRIVRAVLDGLHRRGLPPHLLKVELTENSFLSSLPGGEKALQKLIANQIPVGIDDFGTGYSALAYLTRFELDFMKIDRSFVASVGQDARADAVVTAIVALAHAHRMKVTAEGVETPRQARRLREIGCDFAQGFHFGRPGDASRILRG; encoded by the coding sequence ATGGCGGTGATCCGTGCCTCCCTGCCCAGCGGTGCGGCCAATCCCGAGGTGCACCTGCGCGTCGTGCCCGGCACCGGCCGGGAGGACGACCTCAACGGCGTCCAGTTGCTCGGCCCGCGTCCTGACGTCGCCCTGCCGGCCCCCGGGCTGCGCTGGCCGGCCGCGCTGGCAGCGGCCCAGGACCGGGTCCGCACCGCCGGGCAGGCCGACCGGATCCTCGAGGAACTCGTCGGCGCTGCCTCCAGCCTCGTCGACGCCACCGCCTCCGCCGCCCTGCTCGACAAGGGCGTCCTGGTGCGCAAGGCGGCCACCGACGGTGGGACGGCGGTACAGGTCGGCGCCGTGATGTCGGTCGAGGGCACCATCTGCGGCACCGCTGTCGCCGAACGGCGCGTGGTGCGCACCGGCTCTCACCTCGACGTCCGGCCGGGCGGCCTGCCGGCCCTCGGGGACGACGCCCTGACCAGCGCGTGCTGCCCGGGTGCCCGCTCTCATCTGGCGGTGCCGCTGATCGACGGTGGAGTCGTTCTCGGGGTGCTCTCGCTCACCGCCGATCAACGCGGCTGGTTCGACGACGGTGATCAGCACTCGGTCACCCTGCTCGCCGGGGTGGCCGCCCGGGCGCTGGCCGGGCTGTCGCTGCCGCGCACCGGCACCTTGACCGAGGGCACCTTCCGCGAGGCCGAGATCGACCAGCCTCGGGTGCCCGGGACCGGCCGGCTGACCCGCCCCGGTGACCAGCCCCCCGCCTCGCTGCACGGCCTCGGTCTGTGGAGTTGGGACGCCGCCAGCGGTGCCACCACCTACTCCGACTCGGTCGGTGCCATCTTCGGCCTCGGCCCCCACGATGACCTCTCGGTCGATCGCATTCGCGATTCACTGCACCCGGACGACCTGCCGCGTTTCGAGGCGGCGTTGACCCGCCAACTCGCGGGGGCGCCCAGCGTGGCCGGGACGTTTCGGTTCAACGCCCCGGACGGCGAACGCCAGGTTCACGCCTGGGGCGAGATCCGACGGGGTCCGGGCGGTGTGGTCGCCGGTGCCTGGGGCGCCGCCGTCGACGTCACCGATCGCGAACGCCAGGCCGCCACCTTGCGCAGCACCTTGGCCGGCCTGCGCGCCGCGCAGGAGCTCACCGGCCTGGGCGTGTGGGAATGGCACCCCCGCGAAGGGCGCCTGGAGTGGTCGCCGGAGATGTTCCGCATCGCCGGGCTCGAGCCCGGCGAGGCCTGCCCCTCGCTCGAGCTGTGGCACCGCCTGGTGCACCCCGACGACCTGGCCCGGGCGATGCGTCTGGACGCCATGGCCGACGAGGGCGGCAGCACCGTCGAGACCTTCCGGGTGTTCGGCATGGACGGCGAACAGCGTCACGTGCAGGCCTGGTCGACCGTGATCCCGGCGGACGGCGCCTCCGCCCGGGTGGTGGCCGGGGCGGTGGTCGACGTCAGCCGACAGGTCGAGGACCGGGTCGAGCTGGAGCGGCGATCCTCGACCGATCCGGTGACCAAGCTGGCCAATCGGCTCGGGTTCGAACGACGGATGAAGAACCTGTTGGACGACGACCGGCGCAATGTCGGTTTGCTGCTGCTGGACCTGGACCGCTTCAAGATGGTCAACGACTCCCTCGGACATCAGGTGGGCGACCGGTTGCTGGTCGAGGTGGCCCGACGGCTCGAGCGGGTGGCACCGGCGGGCAGTCTCACGGCGCGGATGGGTGGGGACGAGTTCGTCGTCGTCCCACCGCCGGGTGTGGGCTGGCGAGACCTGCGCACCATCGCCCAGGACGTGGTCGAGGTGCTGCGGGTCCCCTTCTCGCTCAACGAGAACGGCACCGGGGAGGTGCTGTTCTGCCCGGCCAGCGTCGGCGTCACGTGCACCTCGGGACGTCGGGTGAACATGGACGACCTGCTCAGCGAGGCCGACCTGGCGCTCTACCGCGCCAAGGACGACGGCCGCGACCGGTACGTGGTCTTCGACGATGCGCTGCGCGAGCGCGCTCGGGGCCGGCACCGCGCCGAGCAGATGCTGCGGGCCGCGCTGGAGGAGGACCGGCTGGTGTTGCAGTACCAGCCGATCGTCGACTTCACCCACGGCCGGGTCGTCGGCGCGGAGGCCCTGGTGCGGATGCGCGCCGAGGACGGCGAGACCCTGCTGCCGCCGGAGACCTTCGTCGACGTCGCCGAGGACATCGGCCTGGTCGTCGAGCTCGACTGCTGGGTGCTCGAGACGGCGCTGTCGCAACTGGCCCGATGGCTGCAGCACGCGCCGTCCTCGCAGGTGCCGTGGTTGGCCGTCAACGTCTCGCCGCGCTCGATGGAGCACCCGCGCATCGTGCGCGCGGTGCTGGACGGCCTGCACCGGCGCGGGCTGCCGCCGCACCTGCTCAAGGTGGAGTTGACCGAGAACAGCTTCCTGTCCTCACTGCCCGGTGGTGAGAAGGCGCTGCAGAAGCTGATCGCCAACCAGATCCCGGTCGGGATCGACGACTTCGGCACCGGGTACTCGGCGCTGGCCTACCTGACCCGGTTCGAGCTCGACTTCATGAAGATCGACCGCTCGTTCGTGGCGTCGGTGGGGCAGGACGCCCGCGCGGATGCCGTGGTCACCGCCATCGTGGCGTTGGCCCACGCCCATCGGATGAAGGTCACCGCCGAGGGCGTCGAGACCCCGCGTCAGGCCCGGCGGCTGCGCGAGATCGGCTGTGACTTCGCCCAGGGCTTCCACTTCGGACGGCCGGGCGACGCCAGTCGCATCCTGCGCGGCTGA
- a CDS encoding carbohydrate ABC transporter permease yields the protein MEPRGMRRILLKTGVILALLVGAVVVAFPVVWMAASSFKTNPEIFELPPRLITENFSFDAYTTIVRDPVKVRFFINSYVVALSVTALTLVVAILAGYAFSRFDFVGKRPLNMIIVSVQAVPPITLLIPYFGLMVTLRLYNTYAALILTYMVFTLPYAIIMLTGYFNTLPRELDEAVRVDGAGSMTALWRILVPISIPGLVSVGIYTFMIAWNEYLFALTLTRTQDMRTVPIGIQLLMGQHSYEWNEMMAMSILGCIPVLVLFLFFQRFFIGGMTAGSVKS from the coding sequence ATGGAACCTCGTGGCATGCGGCGGATCCTGCTGAAGACCGGGGTGATCCTGGCGCTGCTGGTCGGCGCCGTGGTGGTCGCCTTCCCGGTGGTGTGGATGGCCGCCAGTTCGTTCAAGACCAACCCCGAGATCTTCGAGCTCCCCCCGCGGCTGATCACCGAGAACTTCTCGTTCGACGCCTACACCACGATCGTGCGCGACCCGGTGAAGGTGCGGTTCTTCATCAACAGCTACGTCGTGGCGCTGTCGGTCACCGCCCTGACCCTCGTGGTGGCGATCCTGGCGGGATATGCGTTCAGCCGCTTCGACTTCGTCGGCAAGCGACCGCTCAACATGATCATCGTGAGCGTGCAGGCGGTGCCACCGATCACGCTGCTGATCCCCTACTTCGGGCTCATGGTGACGCTGCGGCTCTACAACACCTACGCCGCACTGATCCTGACGTACATGGTGTTCACGCTGCCCTACGCGATCATCATGTTGACCGGGTACTTCAACACCCTGCCGCGTGAGCTCGACGAGGCGGTGAGGGTGGACGGCGCGGGCTCGATGACCGCACTCTGGCGGATCTTGGTGCCGATCTCGATCCCGGGGCTGGTCTCGGTGGGCATCTACACCTTCATGATCGCCTGGAACGAGTACCTGTTCGCCCTGACCCTGACCCGCACCCAGGACATGCGCACGGTGCCGATCGGCATTCAGCTGCTCATGGGCCAGCACTCGTACGAGTGGAACGAGATGATGGCGATGAGCATCCTCGGGTGCATTCCGGTGCTGGTTCTCTTCCTGTTCTTCCAGCGGTTCTTCATCGGCGGCATGACCGCCGGATCGGTCAAGAGCTGA
- a CDS encoding sugar ABC transporter permease, whose product MRNSAPAAPRQLPWRGSARPAGKPLARRVEPYLFLSPTVLLMLVLMLVPIVMVIGYSLMDRVIMTKESHFTGLANYVDVLTNPVFWVAVKNTTFFTGVSVVAHLVLGMGFALLLNSPLLGNTTKAIFRVIYILPWLFTVAIIAVLWRLLLNPNGVVNYLMQNAGLVDDKVEWLASTATALYAVTFINIWSGYPFYMMSLLAGLQGIPRDLYEAAVVDGASGWQRFIHVTLPQLRPIIVSIAMLDVIFTTQQFALIWMTTGGGPINVTEMLSTFTYKLAFSKYDFATASASAVVIFGFSMVLAFFYVRYQKARD is encoded by the coding sequence ATGCGCAACAGCGCGCCGGCCGCGCCACGGCAGTTGCCGTGGCGCGGTTCGGCGCGCCCGGCGGGCAAGCCGCTGGCCCGCCGGGTCGAGCCGTATCTCTTCCTGTCCCCCACCGTGCTGCTGATGCTCGTGCTGATGCTGGTGCCGATCGTGATGGTGATCGGGTACTCGCTGATGGACCGGGTCATCATGACGAAGGAATCTCACTTCACGGGTCTGGCCAACTACGTCGACGTGCTGACCAACCCGGTGTTCTGGGTCGCGGTGAAGAACACCACGTTCTTCACCGGTGTCAGCGTGGTGGCACATCTGGTGCTGGGCATGGGGTTTGCCCTGCTGCTCAACTCACCGCTGCTCGGCAACACGACCAAGGCGATCTTCCGGGTGATCTACATCCTGCCGTGGCTGTTCACCGTGGCGATCATCGCGGTGCTGTGGCGGCTGCTGCTCAACCCGAACGGCGTGGTCAATTACCTGATGCAGAACGCCGGCCTGGTCGACGACAAGGTCGAGTGGCTGGCGAGCACAGCCACGGCGCTCTACGCGGTGACGTTCATCAACATCTGGTCGGGCTACCCGTTCTACATGATGAGCCTGCTGGCTGGGCTGCAAGGCATTCCGCGCGACCTGTACGAGGCGGCCGTGGTGGACGGCGCGAGCGGGTGGCAGCGGTTCATCCACGTCACCTTGCCGCAGCTGCGTCCGATCATCGTCAGCATCGCCATGCTCGACGTCATCTTCACGACCCAACAGTTCGCGCTGATCTGGATGACGACCGGTGGCGGGCCGATCAACGTGACCGAGATGCTCAGCACGTTCACCTACAAGTTGGCCTTCAGCAAGTACGACTTCGCCACCGCCTCGGCGAGTGCGGTCGTCATCTTCGGCTTCTCGATGGTGCTGGCGTTCTTCTACGTCCGCTACCAGAAGGCGCGGGACTGA
- a CDS encoding metallopeptidase family protein, which produces MSRQAFEEAVADALDTIPPELTALMSNVVILVEDDAPPDEPDLLGLYEGIPLTERDGFWAAGALPDRITIFRRPTLEVCDTIEEVVEEVAITVVHEIAHHFGIDDDRLHHLGWA; this is translated from the coding sequence ATGAGCCGACAGGCCTTCGAGGAGGCCGTCGCCGATGCCCTCGACACCATCCCGCCCGAGCTGACCGCGCTCATGAGCAACGTCGTGATCCTGGTCGAGGACGACGCCCCACCGGACGAACCCGACCTGCTCGGCCTGTACGAGGGCATTCCGCTGACCGAGCGGGACGGCTTCTGGGCAGCCGGTGCCCTGCCCGATCGGATCACGATCTTCCGCCGTCCGACGCTCGAGGTCTGCGACACGATCGAGGAGGTCGTCGAGGAAGTGGCGATCACCGTCGTCCACGAGATCGCCCATCACTTCGGCATCGACGACGACCGGCTGCATCACCTCGGATGGGCTTGA